One part of the Tenacibaculum sp. 190130A14a genome encodes these proteins:
- a CDS encoding RNA polymerase sigma factor, which yields MEHKMIDHLFRTHSGKMVSVLTRIFGFSNLEIIQDAVQDAFLKANLKWQEQLPEHPEAWLTQVAKNRVLDIFKKLQTERKHLPELKNGVDTIAISELFLEDEIEDAQLRMIFAACHPQLDQKDRIAFALKTISGFSSKEIASALLTKEGTIRKRVFRARNNIQKLHIDFKIPQGKELPKRIESVLEVLYLIFNEGFHSNKKDVLIQKDMCGEAMRLCKSLLKNKHTQTPMTYALFALMCFHAARLDAKTNTSNEILDLKSQDRNKWSFPLIQLGNAMMNKAVETNEYSSYHYEAAIAAEHIKAPSFELTDWDKILHWYNSLYSIAPSPSILLNMAVVCIEQKNYVKANYYFEQLAPEELEQRSYLYYGTKSKYYEETGKTKQAIIYIDLALKKVRNLLEREYLLKKKQQLLNQ from the coding sequence ATGGAACATAAAATGATAGACCATCTTTTCCGAACACATAGCGGAAAGATGGTTTCTGTTTTAACGAGGATTTTTGGTTTTTCTAATCTCGAAATTATTCAAGATGCCGTTCAGGATGCTTTTTTAAAAGCCAATCTTAAATGGCAGGAACAATTACCTGAGCACCCAGAGGCCTGGTTAACACAGGTAGCAAAAAACAGAGTTTTAGACATCTTTAAAAAACTCCAAACTGAAAGAAAGCACTTACCTGAGTTAAAAAATGGAGTAGATACCATTGCTATTAGTGAACTGTTTTTAGAAGATGAAATTGAAGATGCACAATTACGAATGATCTTTGCTGCATGTCATCCACAACTTGATCAAAAAGATAGAATTGCTTTTGCTTTAAAAACAATATCGGGATTTAGTTCTAAAGAGATCGCTTCTGCCTTACTCACCAAAGAAGGAACCATTAGAAAAAGAGTTTTTAGAGCTCGAAACAATATTCAAAAACTACATATAGACTTTAAAATTCCGCAAGGAAAAGAGTTGCCAAAACGAATAGAAAGTGTTCTAGAAGTATTGTACCTTATCTTCAACGAAGGATTTCACTCTAACAAAAAGGATGTTTTAATTCAAAAAGACATGTGTGGTGAAGCAATGCGCCTTTGCAAATCTTTATTAAAAAATAAACATACTCAAACACCAATGACTTATGCACTGTTTGCTTTGATGTGTTTTCATGCGGCTCGTTTAGATGCTAAAACTAATACCTCTAACGAAATTTTAGACTTAAAATCTCAAGACAGAAACAAATGGTCGTTTCCACTCATTCAATTGGGCAACGCTATGATGAATAAAGCTGTTGAAACCAATGAATACTCTTCTTATCATTATGAAGCAGCTATAGCAGCTGAACATATCAAAGCGCCTTCTTTTGAATTAACCGACTGGGACAAAATTTTACATTGGTATAATTCTTTATATAGTATCGCCCCATCTCCTTCTATATTATTAAATATGGCTGTAGTTTGTATTGAACAAAAAAACTATGTAAAAGCCAATTATTACTTTGAACAACTTGCTCCAGAAGAACTCGAGCAACGTTCTTATTTATACTATGGAACTAAATCCAAATATTATGAAGAAACAGGTAAAACCAAACAAGCGATAATTTATATAGACCTTGCTTTGAAAAAAGTACGCAATCTGTTAGAAAGGGAATATCTACTAAAGAAAAAACAACAATTACTCAATCAATAA
- a CDS encoding class I SAM-dependent methyltransferase codes for MNVKYDKIGKGYNQTRKADKYLTERLLFLLKPQPSKLYLDIGCGTGNYTNQFQQRGYSFIGIDPSETMLFKAKEKNNRIDWRIGTAENTQLNSDSIDGIIASLTIHHWKDINLAFRELFRVLKPNCKLVLFTSTQEQMQGYWLNEYFPKMLEDSINQMPKHEDILDALQSSGFKRNTSEKYFIKPDLEDKFLYCGKQNPQMYFNEAIRNGISSFSDLSNKTEIERGLQKLKRDIDTNQINAIINKYENDLGDYLFITAKK; via the coding sequence ATGAATGTCAAATACGATAAAATAGGTAAAGGTTATAATCAAACCCGAAAAGCAGATAAATATTTAACAGAAAGACTCTTATTCCTGTTAAAACCTCAACCTAGCAAACTTTATTTAGATATAGGCTGTGGCACTGGAAACTATACCAATCAATTTCAACAAAGAGGTTATAGTTTTATAGGAATAGACCCTTCAGAAACCATGCTTTTCAAAGCAAAAGAAAAGAACAATAGAATTGATTGGAGAATTGGCACAGCAGAGAACACGCAATTAAACAGTGATTCTATAGATGGAATTATTGCCAGTCTGACAATTCATCATTGGAAAGATATCAATCTGGCTTTTAGAGAACTTTTTAGAGTATTGAAACCAAATTGCAAATTGGTTCTTTTTACTTCTACTCAAGAGCAGATGCAAGGTTATTGGTTAAATGAATACTTTCCTAAAATGTTAGAAGACTCCATTAATCAAATGCCAAAACATGAAGATATTTTGGATGCATTACAATCTTCTGGTTTTAAACGTAATACTTCTGAAAAATATTTCATTAAACCAGATTTAGAAGATAAATTCTTGTACTGTGGGAAACAAAATCCGCAGATGTATTTTAACGAAGCCATTCGAAACGGAATTTCCTCTTTTTCAGATTTATCTAACAAAACTGAAATAGAACGGGGGCTACAAAAGCTAAAAAGAGACATTGATACAAATCAAATCAATGCAATTATTAATAAATATGAAAATGATCTAGGTGATTACCTTTTTATTACGGCTAAAAAATAA